From the genome of Geobacter sp. SVR, one region includes:
- a CDS encoding ribbon-helix-helix protein, CopG family, with product MGKGKAARKPRSQVISMRVSEGERRTLQEIAHRQAINVSDIMRHALERYTGSTSPPGGPLKNGARA from the coding sequence ATGGGAAAAGGAAAAGCAGCAAGGAAGCCCCGCTCACAGGTGATTTCGATGAGGGTCAGCGAGGGGGAGCGCAGAACACTCCAGGAGATCGCGCACCGGCAGGCAATCAATGTTTCGGACATCATGCGGCACGCGCTGGAACGCTATACCGGCAGCACCAGTCCGCCTGGCGGTCCGTTGAAAAACGGCGCGAGGGCCTGA
- a CDS encoding DsrE family protein: MNRTTVTALVLWISLIVGTGTGIAAESANTPAPSSQAGPGDRTPASAAKAGNPAASNWHPKVVFQINDDDDVPVVLRYVTNYLKAEPTAEVAVVGYGEGLDFMLKGAVDSDGKPYADQVQALKDKGVAFKACNNTLKARTLGADAVIPAAVVVPGAVNEIIRLQTREGYAYFKN, encoded by the coding sequence ATGAACAGAACGACAGTCACTGCCCTGGTTTTGTGGATCTCGCTCATCGTCGGGACCGGCACCGGCATTGCCGCCGAGTCCGCCAACACCCCTGCGCCGTCCTCACAGGCCGGTCCGGGGGACCGGACTCCCGCGTCTGCCGCCAAAGCCGGCAATCCGGCCGCATCGAACTGGCATCCCAAGGTCGTATTCCAGATCAATGATGATGACGATGTCCCCGTTGTTCTACGCTATGTCACGAACTACCTCAAGGCCGAGCCAACCGCCGAGGTGGCAGTGGTGGGCTACGGCGAGGGACTGGATTTCATGCTGAAAGGGGCCGTGGATTCCGATGGCAAACCCTATGCCGACCAGGTGCAGGCCCTGAAGGACAAGGGTGTTGCCTTCAAGGCCTGCAACAATACCCTCAAAGCCCGCACGCTTGGTGCCGACGCCGTGATACCCGCGGCCGTTGTGGTGCCGGGCGCGGTGAACGAAATCATCCGGCTGCAGACCAGGGAAGGGTATGCCTATTTCAAGAACTGA
- a CDS encoding alpha/beta hydrolase — protein MTTSDIIAAPAINGSPKILVLPGFGGSGPRHWQTLWEKADPSFIRVNQHDWHRPVCSDWIVSLEHAVAQAGPDTVLVAHSMACLLVAHWAAVSARTVRGALLVAAADPDGPVFPREATGFSPLPRTRLPFPSIVVASTNDPFGSVAFNSQCAADWGSRFLTVGEAGHINAESGLGSWPQGLELLKTLID, from the coding sequence ATGACTACGTCAGATATCATCGCAGCGCCTGCAATAAACGGGTCTCCCAAGATCCTTGTTCTGCCAGGTTTCGGAGGTTCCGGCCCCCGGCACTGGCAGACCCTTTGGGAGAAGGCAGACCCCTCTTTCATCCGCGTCAACCAGCATGACTGGCACAGACCGGTCTGCTCCGACTGGATCGTATCACTCGAACATGCCGTGGCACAGGCCGGCCCGGATACCGTGCTGGTCGCCCATAGTATGGCCTGTCTGCTGGTGGCCCATTGGGCCGCCGTTTCCGCACGGACTGTCCGCGGCGCGCTGCTGGTGGCGGCGGCTGATCCCGACGGTCCGGTCTTTCCCCGGGAGGCAACCGGATTCTCTCCGCTTCCCCGTACCCGTTTGCCCTTTCCGAGCATTGTAGTGGCAAGCACCAACGACCCCTTCGGAAGCGTCGCATTCAACAGCCAATGCGCCGCTGACTGGGGCAGCCGTTTCCTGACCGTCGGCGAGGCCGGGCATATCAATGCGGAGAGCGGCCTGGGGAGTTGGCCACAGGGCCTTGAGCTCCTGAAAACGCTCATCGATTGA
- a CDS encoding YHS domain-containing protein — MHYIVQDPVCGESLDWQKAAVINYQGKLYYFCCRTCLSRFQKTPRRYCCKACIADTGQQCTSCPDDRKPSANA; from the coding sequence ATGCACTACATAGTACAGGATCCGGTATGCGGCGAGTCGCTGGATTGGCAAAAGGCGGCCGTAATCAACTACCAGGGGAAACTCTACTATTTCTGCTGCAGAACCTGTCTGTCCCGGTTTCAAAAGACGCCCCGGCGCTACTGCTGTAAAGCCTGCATAGCCGATACCGGACAGCAATGCACGTCGTGCCCCGATGACAGGAAACCATCGGCCAACGCATGA
- a CDS encoding ASKHA domain-containing protein → MVTVRFLPDNRSASIEQGSTILEAARQAGVLIEAPCNGAGHCAKCLVRLPGDDLANVVVHVDAPVDAGPDMVLACHSHVFGDVTVETVQREETGLQVQCAGQAGDVDLLPYITKNYHAGADRTAVLAGDRLLGFEQGDTTTATYGLVVDIGTTTLVAAVVDLNSGAELAGASRLNPQSLHAQDVLSRIRFAADGGLEVLHRELIRELNAIIAEAASAATIPADRIYEAVFSGNTCMLHLAAGIDPAPLGRHPFTLVIRGGCHIGASDIGLAIAPAGIVYLPPVISAYVGADISAGMLASGLADLPGNTLFIDIGTNGELALAADGVLLASATAAGPAFEGMNISCGMRAAVGAIERVELAPDGELELGVIGAVEPAGICGSGLMDLVAVLVEQGAILPSGKLNGSGTLFADLIEKTDAGSVFRLSRRVAFSQKDVRQVQLSKGAIRAGIELLLERAGLGPGDLDRVLIAGSFGYHLRERSLISIGLLPPEAEGKVAFLGNTSRSGGEMLLLDHRLRPQLQDVVERVTVVDLAGDPTFERAFMAAMKF, encoded by the coding sequence GTGGTAACCGTACGGTTTTTGCCAGACAACAGATCTGCGTCCATCGAGCAGGGCTCCACGATTCTGGAGGCTGCCCGTCAGGCAGGTGTCCTGATCGAGGCACCCTGCAACGGAGCGGGGCACTGTGCCAAGTGCCTGGTGCGCCTGCCGGGCGACGACCTGGCCAATGTGGTGGTGCATGTCGACGCCCCTGTTGATGCGGGTCCTGATATGGTGCTGGCTTGTCACAGCCATGTCTTCGGTGACGTAACCGTGGAAACGGTGCAGAGGGAGGAGACCGGCCTGCAGGTGCAGTGTGCCGGGCAGGCCGGGGACGTTGATTTGCTGCCGTACATCACCAAGAATTATCATGCCGGAGCCGATCGTACGGCAGTCCTGGCAGGCGACCGGTTGCTGGGTTTCGAACAGGGCGATACCACGACAGCTACGTACGGGCTGGTCGTCGATATCGGCACAACCACGCTGGTTGCCGCAGTGGTGGATCTGAACAGCGGAGCCGAACTGGCCGGCGCCTCCCGTCTCAATCCGCAGAGCCTGCATGCCCAGGATGTTCTGTCGAGAATCAGGTTTGCCGCTGATGGCGGTCTTGAGGTGCTGCACCGGGAGTTGATCCGGGAATTGAACGCAATTATCGCCGAGGCCGCCTCTGCAGCAACAATCCCCGCTGATCGGATCTACGAGGCGGTCTTCAGCGGCAATACCTGCATGCTGCACCTGGCGGCCGGGATCGATCCGGCGCCGCTGGGCAGGCACCCCTTTACCCTGGTCATCAGAGGCGGCTGCCATATCGGGGCCTCCGACATCGGGCTGGCGATCGCTCCGGCCGGCATCGTCTACCTCCCCCCGGTGATCTCGGCCTATGTGGGGGCCGACATCAGCGCCGGCATGCTCGCTTCCGGCCTGGCGGACCTGCCCGGAAACACGCTTTTCATCGACATCGGCACGAACGGCGAGCTGGCGCTGGCGGCGGACGGTGTTCTGCTCGCCTCGGCCACCGCGGCCGGCCCTGCCTTCGAGGGGATGAACATCTCCTGCGGCATGCGGGCTGCCGTTGGCGCCATAGAACGCGTGGAACTCGCACCTGACGGCGAGCTTGAGCTGGGCGTGATCGGCGCCGTGGAGCCGGCCGGGATCTGCGGGAGCGGATTGATGGATCTGGTGGCGGTGTTGGTCGAGCAGGGTGCGATCCTGCCCAGTGGCAAGCTGAATGGCAGCGGCACACTGTTTGCCGACCTGATCGAGAAGACCGATGCCGGCAGTGTCTTTCGGCTGAGCCGACGAGTGGCGTTCAGTCAGAAGGATGTGCGTCAGGTGCAATTGTCCAAGGGGGCCATCCGGGCCGGGATCGAACTGCTGCTGGAGCGCGCCGGCCTCGGTCCCGGCGATCTGGACCGAGTGTTAATTGCCGGTTCGTTCGGCTACCACCTGCGGGAGCGCAGTCTGATCAGCATCGGACTGCTGCCCCCCGAGGCGGAAGGGAAGGTGGCTTTCCTCGGCAATACCTCACGCAGCGGAGGAGAAATGCTGCTCCTGGACCATCGCCTGCGGCCGCAGCTCCAGGATGTGGTCGAGCGGGTCACAGTGGTCGACTTGGCGGGCGATCCCACGTTTGAACGGGCTTTCATGGCGGCTATGAAGTTTTAA
- a CDS encoding uroporphyrinogen decarboxylase family protein, which translates to MLSPKERLLNVLNGRQVDRPPVICTGGMMNAAIVDVMTRTGNTLPEAHFQAGRMSALAGDIHAETGFENLGIPFCMTVEAEVLGSEIDFGSLACEPKIARESFAGTRDVVFKDVKAMLGQGRIGQVAGAAERLARLHPDQPVIGSLTGPISTAASLVDPMQFLKELRKEREQAHRVLEYVSDFLIGFAHVLVESGATAICIGDPTATGEILGPKMFDEYAVKYLNKVIDGIHAAGVPVMVHICGEMKAVKPSIPLLHADAVSTDAFVNLRMLKQEYPQLTTMGNVSTILLESGDPEKVARRTETLVREGIDIISPACGLSTSTSLEAIRAMTSVVKEGAK; encoded by the coding sequence ATGCTGAGTCCGAAAGAGCGACTGCTGAACGTCCTGAACGGCAGACAGGTGGACCGTCCGCCGGTGATCTGCACCGGCGGCATGATGAACGCAGCCATCGTTGATGTCATGACCAGGACCGGCAACACCTTGCCCGAGGCCCACTTTCAGGCCGGACGCATGTCCGCGCTGGCAGGGGATATCCATGCCGAAACCGGCTTCGAGAACCTGGGCATTCCCTTCTGCATGACCGTGGAGGCCGAAGTGCTGGGGAGCGAGATCGATTTCGGCTCCCTGGCCTGCGAACCGAAGATCGCCCGGGAATCGTTTGCCGGCACCCGAGATGTGGTGTTTAAGGATGTCAAGGCCATGCTCGGCCAAGGGCGGATCGGACAGGTGGCTGGCGCGGCTGAGCGCCTGGCGCGCCTTCATCCGGATCAGCCGGTGATCGGCAGCCTGACCGGCCCGATCAGCACTGCCGCCTCGCTGGTCGATCCAATGCAGTTTCTGAAGGAGCTGCGCAAGGAACGGGAGCAGGCCCACCGGGTGCTGGAGTATGTCAGCGATTTCCTGATCGGCTTTGCCCACGTGCTGGTGGAGAGCGGTGCCACCGCCATCTGTATCGGCGACCCGACCGCCACCGGTGAGATCCTCGGCCCTAAAATGTTCGATGAATATGCCGTGAAATACCTCAACAAGGTCATCGACGGCATCCACGCCGCCGGCGTGCCGGTCATGGTGCACATCTGCGGCGAGATGAAGGCGGTCAAGCCCTCCATCCCGCTGCTGCACGCCGATGCCGTCAGCACCGACGCCTTTGTCAACCTGAGGATGCTCAAGCAGGAGTACCCGCAGCTCACCACTATGGGCAATGTGAGCACGATTCTGCTGGAGAGCGGCGACCCGGAAAAGGTGGCCCGCCGTACAGAAACCCTGGTCAGGGAGGGCATCGACATCATCTCGCCAGCCTGCGGCCTCTCCACCTCCACTTCGCTGGAGGCCATCAGGGCCATGACATCCGTTGTGAAAGAAGGGGCGAAGTAG
- a CDS encoding uroporphyrinogen decarboxylase family protein — translation MTPLERFAAYAKGEAIDRLPCVPIVGNTAARVIGAKVSQFRGNGLLIAEAQIAAYRRFGYDVIRVFTDLYTLAEAMGARVHYPENETAYLEAPAIASLDEIARLKPVNPATDGNLPAHLEAMQRVVEAVGREVPVTGALTCPFTTASFLIGTENLVRLMLKRPEAVHRLCQLALESGIRYAEAIIDCGCAPSLTDPMSSSTVIGPRQFREFSYPYLKRLIEFIHLHGKSVTLHICGKTEKIWGLMADAGADCISIDNDASLAQARHDVGSRVRIMGNIKPSEVMLLGSPADVRQAVRECVATAGDSPRGYIVASGCSLPTETPFENIQAMMDAVAEIGWPPRLQRPG, via the coding sequence ATGACCCCATTGGAGCGTTTCGCCGCCTATGCCAAAGGTGAGGCTATCGACCGGTTACCCTGCGTACCCATCGTTGGCAACACGGCCGCGCGGGTGATCGGCGCCAAGGTTTCCCAGTTCCGCGGCAATGGCCTGCTGATCGCCGAGGCGCAGATCGCCGCCTACCGGCGCTTCGGCTATGATGTCATCCGGGTTTTCACCGATCTTTACACCCTGGCCGAAGCCATGGGGGCCCGCGTGCACTATCCGGAGAACGAAACCGCCTATCTGGAGGCGCCGGCCATTGCCAGTCTCGATGAGATTGCGCGTTTGAAGCCGGTCAACCCTGCTACCGACGGTAACCTTCCCGCCCACCTGGAGGCGATGCAGCGGGTGGTAGAGGCTGTCGGCCGTGAGGTGCCGGTCACCGGTGCGCTGACCTGCCCCTTTACCACGGCCTCGTTTCTGATCGGCACCGAAAATCTGGTGCGCCTGATGCTGAAAAGGCCGGAGGCGGTCCACCGGCTCTGCCAGCTGGCGCTGGAATCCGGTATCCGCTATGCCGAGGCCATTATCGACTGCGGCTGTGCGCCGAGCCTGACCGATCCGATGTCATCCAGCACCGTCATAGGTCCGCGCCAGTTCCGGGAGTTCTCCTACCCCTATCTGAAGCGGCTGATCGAGTTCATTCACCTGCACGGCAAGAGCGTGACCCTGCATATCTGCGGCAAAACCGAGAAGATCTGGGGTCTGATGGCCGATGCCGGAGCGGACTGCATCAGTATCGACAATGATGCCAGCCTTGCGCAGGCACGGCACGACGTTGGCAGTCGGGTACGCATCATGGGCAATATCAAGCCCTCTGAGGTTATGCTGCTGGGCAGCCCGGCCGATGTGCGGCAGGCGGTCCGCGAGTGCGTCGCCACGGCCGGCGATTCGCCGCGGGGCTATATCGTCGCTTCGGGCTGCAGCCTGCCGACCGAGACCCCTTTTGAGAATATTCAGGCCATGATGGATGCCGTGGCCGAGATCGGTTGGCCGCCCCGGTTACAACGTCCAGGATAA
- a CDS encoding corrinoid protein: MSAHDESHFKELSNAVVEMDEERAVAAAHAALEDGVEAYDAIQQGLSEGMARAGQLFEEEEYFIPELLMCSDAMYAGLEVLKPHLKTTGEARGTVVIGVVEGDTHDIGKNMVRIMFETGGFHVVDLGRDVPPQRFVDAAREVKADIIALSTLMTTTMEGMGTVVRLLEEARIRDGIKVMVGGGPISPGFAKRIGADGYAVNAAEAVKVAKELVGSA; encoded by the coding sequence ATGTCAGCACACGACGAATCCCATTTCAAAGAGCTGTCCAACGCAGTGGTGGAAATGGACGAGGAACGGGCCGTTGCAGCGGCGCACGCGGCCCTGGAGGATGGCGTGGAAGCCTACGACGCCATCCAGCAGGGGCTCTCGGAGGGCATGGCCCGGGCCGGGCAACTGTTCGAGGAGGAGGAATACTTCATCCCCGAGCTGCTGATGTGTTCCGACGCCATGTACGCCGGGCTGGAGGTGCTCAAGCCGCACCTGAAGACAACCGGCGAGGCCAGGGGCACGGTCGTGATCGGCGTGGTGGAGGGGGATACCCACGATATCGGCAAGAACATGGTGCGGATCATGTTCGAGACCGGCGGCTTCCATGTGGTCGACCTGGGGCGGGATGTGCCACCCCAGCGTTTTGTCGATGCTGCCCGCGAAGTGAAGGCGGACATCATTGCCCTTTCGACGCTGATGACCACCACCATGGAAGGCATGGGTACGGTGGTACGGCTCCTGGAGGAAGCCCGCATCCGGGATGGGATCAAGGTCATGGTCGGCGGCGGACCGATCTCTCCAGGATTCGCCAAACGCATCGGTGCGGACGGCTATGCGGTCAATGCGGCCGAAGCGGTCAAGGTGGCGAAAGAATTGGTGGGGAGCGCGTGA
- a CDS encoding transposase — MRMNRKYDAEFKAEAVKLVLEDNRTIREVESSLGITHGVLKGWIRKHRDQQDPAIASQISAEAELKQLRKENEQLRREREILKKAVAIFSTDPHRYSGS, encoded by the coding sequence ATGAGAATGAACCGAAAATACGATGCCGAGTTTAAAGCTGAAGCGGTGAAGCTGGTTTTGGAAGACAACCGCACCATTCGCGAAGTTGAAAGCAGTCTCGGGATCACGCATGGAGTCTTAAAAGGATGGATCCGGAAACACCGTGACCAGCAGGATCCGGCTATAGCCAGTCAAATATCTGCCGAAGCAGAGCTTAAGCAACTCCGCAAAGAGAACGAGCAACTCCGTCGGGAGCGTGAAATCCTAAAAAAAGCTGTGGCCATCTTCTCAACGGATCCGCATCGTTATTCGGGTTCATAA
- a CDS encoding IS3 family transposase, which produces MTEHRSEFGVKEMCRVLGVTRSWYYAHAAGRVTNRQREDQALLPTIKSAFEESDKTYGAKRITHNLRQLGRRVGKNRIWRLMRENGLKVKTTRKFKVTTNSDHKRPVADNLVKRQFSADAPNRLWTGDITYIETVQGWLYLAVVLDVFSRRIVGWSMNKRMTDDLVIAALTNAIVRRRPSPGFIFHTDRGSQYCSKRFRAVVGKAAGIQSMSGTGCCYDNAITETFFSTLKRELIYHCSFTTRQEAQSRIFRYIEGFYNRKRIHSAIGYLTPEQFEQQELKMAA; this is translated from the coding sequence ATAACCGAGCACCGCTCCGAATTCGGAGTGAAGGAGATGTGCCGAGTTCTGGGAGTGACTCGGAGTTGGTACTACGCCCATGCGGCCGGCCGAGTAACGAATCGGCAGCGCGAAGACCAGGCGTTGTTGCCAACGATCAAATCAGCCTTCGAAGAGAGCGACAAAACATATGGCGCGAAACGGATTACCCATAACCTACGGCAGTTAGGGCGGCGCGTCGGTAAAAACCGCATCTGGCGCCTGATGCGAGAAAACGGCCTTAAAGTCAAGACGACGCGGAAGTTCAAGGTTACAACGAATTCAGATCACAAGCGTCCTGTAGCGGACAATCTGGTGAAGCGTCAATTCTCCGCTGACGCTCCCAATCGGCTCTGGACCGGCGACATAACGTACATTGAAACGGTCCAGGGCTGGCTGTACTTGGCAGTGGTCCTCGATGTATTCTCCCGCCGGATCGTGGGCTGGAGCATGAACAAACGCATGACGGATGATCTTGTTATAGCTGCCCTTACCAATGCGATAGTCAGGCGTCGGCCGTCACCAGGATTCATCTTTCACACGGATCGTGGTTCGCAATATTGCAGCAAACGGTTTCGTGCCGTGGTCGGGAAAGCAGCTGGCATCCAAAGCATGAGCGGAACCGGATGCTGCTATGACAATGCAATTACGGAGACCTTTTTCTCCACATTGAAGAGAGAACTGATTTACCACTGCTCCTTCACGACCCGGCAAGAAGCACAGAGCCGGATATTTCGTTACATCGAAGGTTTCTACAACCGCAAGAGGATTCACTCTGCGATTGGCTATCTCACTCCTGAACAGTTTGAGCAGCAGGAGCTAAAGATGGCAGCATAG
- a CDS encoding ABC transporter ATP-binding protein, with protein sequence MSTDTTVKIRMEGVGKTFRSARGEEQVALSRLDLEIKAGEFVCLVGPSGCGKTTLINLMAGFERPSQGSVLIDGKAVSGPDPDHVMIFQDYGLFPWRTVLGNVLFGLQARRLPPGEAREKALAALELVGLRQAADKHPHELSGGMKQRVSIARALAVEPSVLFMDEPFAALDAFTRLYLQDELLRIWNEKRPTVVFVTHDLDEAIALGQRVVLMAPDPGRVRSVLDVTLPYPRERTDDGFAAFRRELFEEFHLVHRQAAARDSNQ encoded by the coding sequence ATGAGCACGGATACTACGGTGAAGATACGCATGGAAGGGGTCGGCAAAACGTTCCGCTCGGCCCGCGGCGAGGAACAGGTCGCCTTGAGCCGCCTGGACCTGGAGATCAAGGCCGGGGAGTTCGTCTGCCTGGTGGGCCCCAGCGGTTGCGGCAAGACCACCCTGATCAACCTGATGGCCGGGTTCGAGCGTCCCAGCCAGGGCTCTGTGTTGATCGACGGCAAGGCCGTGAGCGGGCCTGATCCGGACCATGTCATGATCTTCCAGGATTACGGCCTCTTTCCCTGGCGAACAGTCCTGGGCAATGTGCTCTTCGGTCTGCAGGCCCGCAGGCTGCCGCCCGGCGAAGCGCGTGAAAAGGCCCTGGCGGCGCTGGAGTTGGTAGGGCTGCGGCAGGCGGCCGACAAACACCCCCATGAACTGTCCGGGGGCATGAAGCAGCGGGTTTCCATTGCCCGGGCCCTTGCCGTTGAACCGAGCGTCCTGTTCATGGATGAGCCGTTTGCCGCGCTGGATGCCTTCACCCGCCTGTACCTGCAGGACGAGTTGCTGCGGATTTGGAACGAAAAGCGGCCGACCGTGGTGTTCGTGACCCATGACCTCGACGAGGCTATTGCCCTGGGGCAAAGGGTGGTGCTGATGGCCCCTGATCCCGGCCGGGTCCGCAGTGTCCTGGATGTGACGCTGCCCTATCCGCGGGAGCGGACCGACGACGGGTTTGCGGCCTTCCGCCGTGAGCTGTTCGAGGAATTCCATCTGGTGCACCGTCAGGCAGCGGCCAGGGATAGTAATCAATAA
- a CDS encoding ABC transporter permease — MKTKSSHILLPVCSLVVFTILWQLAAGRYTPEQLPAPTDVLKAIKELSDSGVLWGHISISLARFAGAYLLAVAVAIPLGLFLGRFSRCHAAIDPLIQVLRPISPIAWFPLAVLWFGIGNAPAVFIIFLAAFYPVLLTTISAVRAVPAIYLKVAANFGAAPFLTFVRVIVPAAFPGIMVGLHIAVGTAWIHLVAGEMLGAQSGLGFMIVDARNFLRTDQIMAGMLLVGVLGLAIYKGMKAAEKVIGRRWGISA, encoded by the coding sequence ATGAAGACAAAATCCTCTCACATACTTTTGCCAGTCTGTTCGCTGGTTGTGTTTACGATCCTCTGGCAACTGGCGGCCGGCCGCTACACCCCGGAGCAGTTGCCGGCCCCCACCGATGTGCTGAAGGCGATCAAAGAGCTGTCTGACAGCGGCGTGCTGTGGGGGCACATCTCCATCAGCCTGGCCCGCTTTGCCGGCGCCTACCTGCTGGCCGTGGCCGTCGCCATCCCGCTGGGGCTTTTCCTGGGACGCTTCAGCCGCTGTCATGCCGCCATCGATCCTTTGATCCAGGTGCTGCGGCCGATTTCGCCGATCGCCTGGTTTCCGCTGGCAGTGCTGTGGTTCGGCATCGGCAATGCGCCGGCGGTGTTCATCATTTTCCTGGCCGCCTTTTACCCGGTTCTTTTGACGACGATCAGCGCCGTGAGAGCCGTTCCGGCCATTTACCTCAAGGTGGCGGCCAACTTCGGCGCCGCGCCCTTTCTGACCTTTGTGCGCGTGATTGTCCCGGCCGCGTTCCCGGGCATCATGGTGGGTCTGCACATCGCCGTGGGCACCGCCTGGATCCACCTGGTGGCCGGCGAGATGCTCGGAGCCCAGTCCGGCCTCGGCTTCATGATCGTGGATGCCAGGAACTTCCTGCGCACCGATCAGATCATGGCAGGCATGCTGCTGGTCGGGGTGCTGGGGCTCGCCATCTACAAGGGCATGAAAGCGGCCGAGAAGGTGATCGGCCGGCGCTGGGGTATCTCGGCATGA
- a CDS encoding ABC transporter substrate-binding protein, whose product MNRRDFLKTSGLALATAATTPITRFAWAGGAKVNLKIGYLPITDHLLMIAAEREQFKTVGIQPVKFSSWPEIAEALKAGAIDGAFLLTPIGLTLRQKGVPVKVVLLGHRNGSVITVKNSGEINRIEDLKGKTIAIPSPFSTHNLLLRKVLTERHIDPARDLKIIDMAPPEMVNALATGRIHGYIVAEPFGAQAEAQKVGKILVLSKDIWHDHICCVLNLRENIVASHPEAVQEMVSGFIRTAAFIEANPVQAAKGSTKIIGQRAEIVEKVLTSPRDRLSFLNLVPNRADFSATQDYMIKFGVAKEKVDLAGYLDDRFAKKA is encoded by the coding sequence ATGAATAGACGCGACTTTTTGAAGACATCCGGACTGGCCCTGGCCACTGCCGCCACAACGCCGATCACCCGCTTCGCCTGGGCCGGAGGGGCCAAGGTCAATCTCAAGATCGGTTACCTGCCGATCACCGACCATCTGCTGATGATTGCGGCCGAACGCGAGCAGTTCAAGACGGTCGGCATCCAGCCGGTCAAATTTTCCTCCTGGCCCGAGATTGCCGAAGCGCTCAAGGCGGGTGCCATAGACGGCGCCTTCCTGCTGACCCCGATCGGCCTGACCCTGCGCCAGAAAGGGGTGCCGGTAAAGGTGGTGCTGCTGGGGCACCGCAACGGCAGCGTGATCACCGTCAAGAACAGCGGCGAGATCAACCGCATCGAAGACCTGAAGGGCAAGACCATCGCCATTCCCAGCCCCTTTTCGACACACAACCTGTTGCTGCGCAAGGTACTGACCGAGCGGCACATCGACCCGGCCCGGGACTTGAAGATCATCGACATGGCCCCGCCCGAGATGGTCAATGCCCTGGCCACCGGCCGCATTCACGGCTACATCGTGGCCGAGCCGTTCGGCGCCCAGGCCGAAGCCCAGAAGGTCGGCAAGATCCTGGTCCTGTCCAAGGACATCTGGCACGACCATATCTGCTGCGTGCTGAACCTGCGTGAGAACATCGTGGCCAGCCATCCCGAGGCGGTCCAGGAGATGGTTTCGGGCTTCATCCGCACCGCCGCCTTTATCGAGGCCAATCCGGTCCAGGCTGCCAAAGGTTCCACCAAGATCATCGGGCAAAGGGCGGAGATCGTCGAAAAGGTGCTGACAAGCCCGCGCGACCGTCTGAGCTTTCTCAACCTGGTGCCGAACCGGGCCGATTTCAGCGCCACCCAGGACTACATGATCAAGTTCGGCGTTGCCAAGGAGAAGGTGGATCTGGCGGGCTACCTGGACGACAGGTTCGCGAAAAAAGCATAG